The Phycisphaeraceae bacterium genome has a window encoding:
- a CDS encoding PAS domain-containing protein produces the protein MTTTPSNLPHVAADHVADNRSSDPIECLYERIAGTLAESNVCGWELDLSSGVVFRTSLPSALGYQPNEVESTSDAWAALVHPDDLAAARRRLDDLVHARGGVHTVELEYRVRARDGSWRWMLDRAQVTRRNSDGVVTRLAGVGIDITDYKSAQSETERHERRYLDLVRRTRVIGWEYDRATRRFTWVSPNASEVLGFSPDEWRQPGFWASRLHPDDREAAITFARARTDEGLDHDFEYRMIAQDGRVLWMRDLSTVMFDGGKPTRLCGVFIDITERRRAEDAQRESTEHLRAIAEHIPGAVFMYDYRAGEPRRLIYLGPGLEEIIGPSRAAAVRQRYDVIFDFLHPDDRRALKVAADRSTETGEKLDVEMRFIHEDGSPRWVRSLAQPTRRPDGFERWHGVMIDITGRKEAERSLRERERMIDTLLGNLPGIAYRCRNEPDWPVDFMSDGCQELLGYSPTDFIDGRVSYGRDVIHPDDRGNVWDDVQEAIREQQPFQLVYRVRDSRGSVRWVWEQGQAVASPNGGIEAIEGFIIDVTERQEAEDRLRDREARLRLLVNQVPAVMWTTDIDLRFTSNTGAGLASLGISPNQLVGTSAVEYFAGTAGAAHMVDRHLAALAGHGSADEHHWSGRVFHTRLEPLRDGTGGIAGVVGVAHDVTDRRRTEDELRRTNAHVKLLLSELDHRVRNNLSSLVTLIDFTRRSTTDVNRFAETITGRVRTMAIMHSMLSRSSGSNVSLRRLIHSIVPPDHRAAVLWDGPDVMLPPRPTESLPMIVHELVTNSLKYGALTSPSGRINVICETSDEPDQSRLVTLWWRESGGPPIEHTPSAGVGTTLIKGLATADLRGEVELTYPREGAVHRLRFTVPPPNSATDVQLGLTTLDQAIDRPHHPA, from the coding sequence ATGACGACCACGCCGTCGAATCTCCCGCATGTCGCGGCCGACCATGTCGCGGACAATCGATCGTCGGACCCGATCGAATGCCTCTATGAGCGGATCGCCGGCACGCTGGCGGAAAGCAACGTCTGCGGCTGGGAGCTGGACCTGTCATCGGGCGTCGTGTTCAGGACATCGCTTCCATCCGCCCTCGGCTATCAACCCAACGAGGTTGAATCCACCAGTGATGCCTGGGCCGCCCTGGTGCATCCCGACGATCTGGCAGCCGCCCGGCGTCGATTGGACGACCTGGTTCACGCCCGCGGGGGCGTGCACACGGTGGAGCTGGAATACCGCGTTCGCGCCCGCGATGGCTCGTGGAGGTGGATGCTCGATCGGGCCCAGGTGACGCGGCGGAACAGTGACGGCGTCGTCACGCGGCTGGCCGGAGTGGGCATTGACATCACCGACTACAAGTCGGCGCAGTCCGAGACGGAGCGGCACGAGCGGCGCTATCTCGACCTGGTGCGCCGCACGCGCGTGATCGGCTGGGAGTACGATCGCGCAACCCGCCGTTTCACCTGGGTGAGCCCCAACGCGTCGGAAGTGCTGGGCTTCTCGCCGGATGAGTGGCGGCAGCCGGGCTTCTGGGCGTCGCGCCTGCACCCCGACGACCGCGAGGCGGCCATCACCTTCGCACGGGCTCGCACGGACGAGGGGCTGGATCACGACTTCGAGTACCGCATGATCGCCCAGGACGGTCGGGTGCTGTGGATGCGCGACCTGTCCACGGTGATGTTCGACGGCGGCAAGCCGACACGGTTGTGCGGCGTGTTCATCGACATCACGGAGCGTCGTCGCGCCGAGGACGCGCAGCGTGAGAGCACCGAACATCTGCGCGCCATCGCCGAGCATATTCCCGGCGCGGTGTTCATGTACGACTACCGCGCGGGGGAGCCGCGCCGACTCATCTACCTCGGTCCGGGGCTGGAGGAGATCATCGGACCATCTCGCGCCGCCGCGGTGCGCCAGCGGTACGACGTCATCTTTGACTTTCTCCATCCGGACGACCGTCGGGCCCTGAAGGTCGCCGCCGATCGCAGCACCGAGACGGGCGAGAAACTTGACGTGGAGATGCGCTTCATCCACGAGGACGGCTCACCCCGGTGGGTGCGATCCCTGGCTCAACCGACGCGGCGACCCGATGGCTTTGAGCGCTGGCACGGCGTCATGATCGACATCACCGGCCGCAAGGAGGCCGAACGTTCGCTGCGCGAGCGGGAGCGCATGATTGACACCCTGCTGGGCAACCTGCCGGGCATCGCCTACCGCTGCCGCAACGAACCGGACTGGCCGGTGGACTTCATGAGCGATGGATGCCAGGAGCTGCTTGGCTACTCTCCGACGGACTTCATCGACGGCCGCGTCAGCTACGGGCGTGACGTCATCCACCCCGACGACCGCGGCAACGTCTGGGACGACGTGCAGGAGGCGATCCGCGAGCAGCAGCCGTTCCAGCTGGTCTACCGCGTGCGTGACTCGCGGGGGTCCGTCCGGTGGGTGTGGGAGCAGGGTCAGGCCGTGGCGTCTCCGAACGGCGGCATCGAGGCCATTGAAGGATTCATCATCGACGTCACCGAACGCCAGGAGGCCGAGGACCGGCTCCGTGACCGCGAGGCGCGACTGCGTCTGCTGGTCAACCAGGTTCCGGCGGTCATGTGGACGACAGACATCGACCTGCGGTTCACGTCCAACACGGGAGCAGGACTGGCGTCGCTCGGCATCTCTCCCAACCAGCTGGTGGGCACGTCAGCGGTGGAGTATTTCGCGGGCACCGCCGGCGCGGCGCACATGGTGGATCGCCATCTTGCGGCGCTCGCCGGGCACGGCTCCGCGGACGAGCATCACTGGTCCGGCCGGGTCTTTCACACCCGGCTCGAACCGCTGCGCGACGGGACGGGCGGCATCGCGGGCGTGGTGGGCGTCGCCCACGACGTCACCGATCGCCGACGGACGGAGGACGAACTGCGCCGCACCAACGCCCACGTGAAGCTGCTGCTGAGCGAACTTGATCATCGCGTGCGCAACAACCTCAGTTCACTGGTGACGCTCATCGACTTCACGCGTCGCTCCACCACCGACGTCAATCGCTTCGCCGAGACCATCACCGGTCGCGTGCGCACCATGGCGATCATGCATTCCATGCTCTCCCGCTCCAGCGGGTCGAACGTGTCCCTGCGGCGTCTGATTCACTCCATCGTGCCGCCGGATCATCGCGCCGCGGTGCTGTGGGACGGCCCGGACGTGATGCTGCCCCCCAGGCCGACGGAATCGTTGCCCATGATCGTTCATGAACTGGTCACCAACAGTCTCAAGTACGGCGCGCTCACGTCGCCCTCCGGTCGGATCAATGTGATCTGCGAGACATCGGATGAACCGGATCAATCACGCCTCGTCACCCTGTGGTGGCGTGAGTCGGGAGGTCCGCCCATCGAGCACACGCCGTCCGCGGGTGTGGGAACCACGTTGATCAAGGGGCTGGCGACCGCCGATCTTCGAGGGGAAGTCGAACTGACCTACCCGCGCGAGGGCGCCGTACATCGCCTGCGATTCACGGTGCCGCCGCCGAACAGCGCGACCGACGTGCAGCTCGGGCTCACGACTCTGGATCAGGCAATCGATAGGCCGCATCATCCGGCCTGA